TGAGGGATTGAAGATTGACGGCGGGGAGTCCAATTTGCAAGGTATCGCCGTAGAGTTGGTTTTGGGTCGTGGTGACATCGCTGTAGAGTTGTGTGACGCCAGCGCTATCCGTGGTGAGACTCCTGGCATTCACCGTTCCGAAGAATTTACTGTTACCACCCGTGTTAACGGTGAGATCCCCGATCGCTTGGACATTGACATCAAAACTAATGTCCCCGTTATTGGTACTAGTCAAGATGAGATTGGGATTGCTAATCTGGACAGTTTCTGAATAGGTTTGGGAATTGGTCGTGGTGATATTACCGTTAATTTCCGTACTACCGCTGCCTTGGGTGATGAGGCTTTCAGCGCGAATCGTGTTGTTCAGTTGCGTCAGTCCGCTAGTTTGCAAGACCAATTGGCCCAGGGAAGTTGTTGCACCGATCGGTTGATTAATCGTAATCGGTGCACTGCCTGCATCGATCGTCAAACTATTGGTATCTGGTGTCTGTCCTTCGATCGTACCGTTGAATAAAATGGCATTACTGTTACTGTTAAGAAATGAGTTGCCCTGGACAACTACATTACTGCGCAACGTCAGGGGAGCGTTCGTGGTAATGCTGCCGTTGAGTAATGTTGTTGCTCCACCGACTAAGTCCAGACTGCCAATTTGGTGATTGCCGTAAAAGGCCGTGGACTGCCGATCGTTGACTTTCAAACTAGCGAGGTTCAAATCGCCATTGAATGTCACTGTGCCTGCGCTGGAAGAGACTTCCATAAACTCTACGCCGGAGCCTAGATTGCCGGTCATCGTTACCGCATTGCTAGACAGGGGATTGCTGAGGGGAAACGGAATTTCGGTGCTGGTGTCACGATTGATTTGGGTGGGGGCATTGAAGCGTAGGGGATTGCCGGGGGTAGCGGCACCGGGCGCAATGCCGATCGTGGGCGCAGACAGTGCGATCGTTCCGCCACTCCCAGCACTCAGATTGCCAGAAGAGAGTGCGGTAATGGCATTGGGGGTGACTGCGGTTAATTGCAGTAAATTACCAGCGCTAACATTAATATTGCCGCCATTACCTGCGGTGCCTACGGGGGTGACGGATTCGCTGCGGAACTGCCCAGGCAAAGTGGCGGTATTGCTTGCATTGACAGTAATATTACCGCCATTGCCTGTGTTCCCAGAGGTGAGTGTCGATCGTCGTTGAATTTCCGACCCACTGAGTAATCCAACCCCTTGAATGGTGACATTGTTGCCAGAAAGCGTGATATTACCGCCATTGCCAGCGCTGACCCCCGAACCGTTTTCAACCGCTGCATGACTGGCAACCTGTCCCGCTACCCCTGGATCAATCACCACATCCCCATTGCCAGCGGCGATATTAATCGCACCCCCGGAACCAGCGGAACCGGCAAACGATCGAGCTACCGAAAGTACTGAATTCCCCACAATCGCAATATTGCCATTGCTGTTCGTTGCAGTGATTATGCCACCATTACTAGCAGTTCCGGTTCCTGCACTGGCCGATCGGGTATTAATTCCACCGCTATCTATCGTAATTGAATTGAATGCATTTAAAGTGATTGCGCCACCATTCCCTGCATTTCCATTAGTTGTTTCAGAAAAGGAGTCTAGTCCTGAAGTGAAAATGAATCCATTGGCAGCATTAATACTGATAGTCCCGCCATTGCTAGAATTACCGCTCCCGACATTGCGGGAAAAGGCTTGAATCTGGTTGGCGGTGATGTTACCCGTGGTGGCTGTTAGGTTGACCGATCCGCCAGGGCCAACGAGTCCAACACTGCCCGTGGCCGAGGCGCGTAGCAGTCCCAGGTTCAGATCGCCGCTGGTGGCTGTGAGGTTGATATTGCCACTAGCATTGCCAGCATTGGTCGTATCGTAGGGCGCGCTGGCGGTGATAGAGGCCCCGGATAGGGTGATGCTGCCGCCTTTACTATTAATGCCTTGGGTGGAGATGACCCCTGTGGCTTGGAAATCAACGAGGAGATTATTTAAGGTGGTCGTGACTAACCCCGTTCCCGCGATCGTGCCGCCTGCATTGAGGAAGAAAGCAGGGTTGGTGGGATGAACGCTGGGATCGATCGCGTTAATGGTGACGTTGTTATAGGTAATATCGCCACCCGCAGTCACTTGCAGAGAGGCTCCGATGTAATCCCCAACGCCATAACTCCCGCCCACATTGATAATGGGATCATTCAAACTCAGAAAATTGGCTAAGGAACTATCTAGCCTGCGAATTGAGAAGTCTTTCCCCGCTTGGAAATGGGCATCGGTGGAAATGATGCCATCACTGACTAAATTAAGATTACCGCCACTTTGAATGGGGAATTGATTATTTCCGGAGGAGTTCAGCACCCAGAGATCGACGCCCCGATCGCCCTGAATCGTTAAATCCCCCCCCGCATTAGCGAGAAAGGAATAGGGGGCCGTATCTCTGGCTACTACGCTGTTTTTTGCGTGAAGAATTAAGTCCCCACTCGTGTGTAATTGGCTATCCGGAAGCGTTAACTGATTCGTTGCCGTAACCGTTGCTTGACCAGCGTTAAGTTGTTTGACAACCACATCACCGGGCGCGATCGCTTGATTGAGATGACTCAGTTTAACCGACCCATCGGCTTGCAGCGTGACGCCCGTGGCCTGCTGGATATCACCGCCCGTGAGTAACTGCGGTAGGGTGGCTGGGGTGAAGGCGATCGGGGTTGATGCGAGGGGTTGTAGCTCGAAACCCAACAAACTGCCCGGAGCATTGAGCCGCAGTACCTGATTGCCCGCTACAGAGGCGATCGTCACTTGGCCGCCCGGAGCCGAAAGCGTGCCACTGCTGAAGACCGTTCCGCCGATTAGCCCGAGGGCTTGTCCCGCATTGACCGCCAGATTCCCCGCATTGACGATCGCGCCCGGTTGACTAATGCTGAAGATCAAGCTGCTAGGGTTGCCGTTGAGGTTGGCGTAATCGTTAGTTTGTAAGCTTTTAAATTCAGGATTAAATCCGGCATTCAATCCCGTATTGCCAAACCCGATTCCCGTCGCGGTGGTGGCTGTAAATGCGCCAGGAACATCTAAGCGTGCATTGGAGCCGAAGACAATCCCCGCTGGATTAATCAGAAACAGATTGGCATTGCCCCCGGTGACCTTGAGTAAGCCATCGATGCGGGAGGGATCGCCCCCAGTCACACGGGTCAGGATGTTATGCAGGGTGGGATTGGCGAGAAAATTGGCAGTTTCGCTGGCATTTAAACCAAAGCGCTGGAAGCTATGGAAAAGGTTGGTGCCATCTCCCGACAGTTGACCCCCCGTGATGTCAATGCGATCGCCCTGCCGTTGAAGGATCGTGCCTGTGCCATCATTTGCAGGAACCATGCGGGGAGCGATCGTCTGTCCCTGGGCCGCTTCTTGCAGCGGGGATACCTGACAGGCCGCGATCGTCAGAGCCATTACCAGAATGCGCCGGGGCACCCCTGTACTGAACCTAAAGACTGTTCGTGAACTAACCTCTGACGTCATAAAAATGGCTCTCTGCAAGGATCCGGGTTTGGGTAGATGGCGGTGGCACTAGGGGCATCTCTAGAGACGATCGCTCCTTTAGAATGCCTCGATCGACCTTGGGAGTAACGCGGTGTCCGGGGGCGGATTTCGGAGCCCCGTGGGAGGGCTAGGCTTGATCCAAGATTTTCCTGGGTTTGTCAACGATAGAGATCACGGAAACTGAGTAATCTTCCCCGTGAAATTGTTGAAAAGGGGTCGAAATTTACCGATGTTGCTGCTTTGTTCCCAGGGTCAAAACCGTGGGAATACTGGTTTGGCGATACGTCTCAACCGCTACCGTGGAAGGGTCGCTCTCCTCCGTTGTTGCAATGTTTGATCCTATGAATTCATCCCCGCTCCGCCAAACCCGATTCCGCCAAACCCGATTCTGCCCAAGCCGACTCTACCGAACCACCCGTTTTGCGATCGCGGCGCTGTCTACCCTGGCTCTCCTGGGCGTCAGTACGCCCCTTCCCCTCCATGCCTCGCCCCTGACCTTCAAAGCTCCCCGCCGGGGCACGCCTCCGGTCACCAACGGTGCGGCTAGCCGGGGCAATAGCTGCGTCAGTCAACCCAAGGAGACTTTGGCGGCGCTGATGCCTACGGGCAACTTTGGCATGACCACAGCGGCGCAACCGACGCTGTTTGTCTATGTGCCTGCGTCTACAGCTAAGACGATCGAACTGATGGTTGAAACCCAAGACGGCAACAAGCGCCTTTACAAACAGGTGTTTCCCGCTCCGGCGACGGCAGGGGTTGTGCGCTTGCAACCGATCGGCGCAGATATCCCGGAACTGGCCGTGAATCAGACCTATCGCTGGAAGGTGTCACTGGTGTGCGATCAAGAGGATCGATCGGCGGATATCACAGCGCTCGGCTGGGTAGAACGGGTGAATCTGCCAACTCAGTTAACGACGAATTTGCCCCAGGCCAATCCCCAACGGCGACCCTATCTCTATGCGGAAGCGGGGCTGTGGCAGGAAACGCTCACCAGTCTGGCAGAACTGCAACAGCAACAACCCAATAATGCAGAACTGCGCACGCAATGGGAAAGTGTCTTGCGATCGGCGGGGCTAGAAAAGTTGAGCCAAGCGCCCTTTGCCCAATGCTGTCAGGCACAGTAGAGGAAGTCTGTGGCAAAGGGAGTCTGTGACAGAGGAAGTCTGTGACAGAGGAAGTCTGTGACAGAGGAAGTCTGTGGCAGAAGAAGTCTGTAGTGACGCGATCGCAATAGAAATCTATATCAAAACGGTGCTATCCCAGGGAATTGACTCTACTTTTGCTGGTAATGAGGATTTATGAAGTGTAAGTGGTTGTTAGGGGGCATCCGTTGGAGTGCGATCGGGGGGAGTGCGATCGGACTGGCCGTCGTGGGAACCGTTGTTGAAACCGTTCTGCCCAACAGTTTGCAGGTCGCGCCCGTCCACGCTCAGGCGGTGGTGTCCGATGGTACGGTGAACACCCTGGTGACGCGATCGGGGAATCGTTTCACGATCGACAACGGCACCCCTTCCGGCAACAACCTCTTCCACAGCTTCCAGGAATTCTCCCTGCCCACGGGGGGATCTGTAATTTTCAACAATGCCCCGACGGTTCAAAACATCTTCAGCCGCGTCACTGGGGGCACGGTTTCCACCATTGATGGCATCATTCAGGCCAATGGCAGCGCTAATCTGTTTCTGCTCAATCCGGCGGGGATTTTGTTCGGGCCCAATGCGGCGTTAAATATTGGCGGTTCCTTTGTCGGCACCACGGCGCAGTCGATCCAGTTTGCCGATGGTGCAGTCTTTAGCGCGGGGAATCCTAGCAATCCGCCTTTGCTAACCATGAGTGCACCGATCGGGGTGCAGTTGGGCAGTGACCCTGGTGCCATACAAGTTCAAGGTAACGGCCATACCCTCACCGCCAAAAACCCCATTTCTGCACCAATTATTGGTGGCCCATCCTCCTCTGGTTTACAAGTTCAATCCGGCAAGACCTTAGCCCTAGTTGGGGGTTCCCTGGTCTTCACCGGCGGCATTCTCACGGCTCCCCAGGGGCAAATTGAGCTAGGTAGTGTGCGTGACACTCAGGTCAACCTAGTGCCCAGTGCATCCGGATTCACCTTCACCTATCCCACCAACGCCAAGTTTCAAGATATTCAACTCTCCCAACGATCGCTCATCAATGTCAGCGGAGCCAGTGCGGGGGCGGTGCAGGTGCAAGGGCAGCACATCCGTTTCGATGGCGGATCATTCATTTGGAGCCAAAATCGGGGTCCCCAGGCCGCTGGAACGATCCGCATTCAGGCGTCTGAGGCGTTGCAACTGCAAGGGACAACCCCAAATCTACAAATTCGCAGTGGCCTCGTGGCGGAAACGTTAAGTGCAGGTTCCAGTAGCAACCTGTTCATTGCCACGCCCCAACTTGGGATTGAAGGAGGGGCTGTTCTGGTCAGTAGAACCTTTAGCTCTGCGGCAGCGGGGAATGTTCAGGTTCAGGCCCGCGAGTTAATTCAGGTGAGTGGCGTGTCCTTGCTGGATGCAAGGGTTTTCTCAACGTTGGGATCCCTCACCTTTGGCCATGGTAACTCTGGCAACGTGACGCTTTCCTCTCAAAAAGTGGCCGTGCTCGATGGTGCTAATGTCGCTGTTGCAACCTTTGGCCGTGGAACGGGCGGCAATTTAATGGTGAATGCGGACACCGTTGAAGTGATCGGGATGACGACGGGTGTCCCTAGTTTTCTGGCGAGTGCGTTATCGGCGTCCAGTAATGGCCCAGGGGCGGCGGGCAGCATTCTGATCAACACTCGCACTTTAGCCGTAAAAGCGGGAGGACTGCTCTCGGTGGTGGGTCGGGGGACGGGCAATGCGGGGAGTATTGTGGTGAATGCCTCGGAATCTATCCATGTCAATGGACAAGGGGCCAATGCACCGAACCCGACTGAGATTCGATCGGCGATCACGGATGATAAAGCGATCAAACAATTTTTGGGATTACCGCTGAATCTCCTGTCGCAAGGGGAGTCGGGTAGCGTAATTCTCAATACCCCTAGCCTGAGAATTACGGATGGCGCAACTGTGACGGTACGCAATGAGGGCAATGGCAAAGCCGGTAGTTTGGAAGTCAATGCGGGAGAGATTTGGCTGAATCATCAAGGGAATCTCATCGCGACTACGTTAACGGGAAAAGGTGGGGATATTGTTCTGAAAACCCATACGTTAGTCCTGCGGCAGGGGAGTGTGATTGCAGCGACAGCCGGGGGCGGTGGCGATGGTGGTAACGTGACGATCCAAGCACCGATTATGGTTGGGTTAGACAATAGTGACATCATTGCTAATGCCTTTAAAGGTCGGGGGGGAAATATCACGATCGCAACTCAAGGAATCATCGGGTTAGAATTTCGCGATACGTTGGTTCCGAGAACGGATCTAACGAATGACATCACGGCAAGCTCACAATTCAATGTCAATGGAACCGTGCAAATTAACAATATTGGGGTTGATCCCAATGCTGGCTTAGTTGAACTCCCCGCAACCCTGACCGATGCGAGTCAGACCATTGCAGCGGGATGTCCGACGAATGCAAGCAGTCGTTTTGTGATCACGGGACGCGGCGGTGTGCCCGTCAATCCGATGCAGCGCATGCCCAGTCCCATTCATCCTTGGGTTGATCTCCGATCGCCCTCCCCGTCAGGCACGATCGCGCAAACGCCGACCCCGACCCCCGCGATCGTGCAAGCGACGGCTTGGTATCGCAATCCCCAAACAGGGACGGTTGAATTGGTCGCTGCCAACTCATCCCCTTCTGCGATACCAGCTTCTTGTGCCCTCGCGTCGAGATAGCTTGCGTCATGTGCTGAAGTGAGTTTTGACTAAAGTGAGTTTTGACTAAAGTGAGTTTTGACTGAAGTGAGTTTTGACGGTTTCTTATTGATCCTTTACTGAGTAATATCCACCATGGGAACGCTGTGGAAATTCGGACGATCGACCCTATCACAATCATCGTGGAAGCAGCGATTGTGGAAGTGGCGGGGTGTGCTGATTGCGGCTCCCAGCGTGACCGGCGTGGTGATTGCAGTACGGCTGACGGGGTTGATGCAGGGGCTGGAATGGGCCGCCTTTGACCAATACATGCGCATGCGTACTCCCGAACCCCCGGACGATCGCATTGTGATTGTCGGCATTCAGGAATCGGATTTACAGAAATATGGTTGGCCGCTGCCCGATGACGTGTTGGCCAAGGTGCTCGATCGAGTACGGCAACAGCAACCTCGGGCGATCGGTTTGGACTTATACCGCGATTTACCCGTGGGCCAGGGCTACGCCCAATTGACGAAGGTGTTTGAATCGACGCCGAATCTCGTGGGGATTCAGAAAATTGGTGGCACCGATCCCCTGGGTGCGGTCGCCCCTCCACCCACGTTGAAAAAGCTGGGCCAAGTGGCGGCCAATGATGTGGTGATGGATAGTGATGGCAAGCTGCGGCGCGGCCTGCTGTTCCTGGAAGATCGCGAGCAGAATAATGTGCCCACGTTGTCCATGGCCATGGCGATGTTTTACCTCGATCGCGAAGGCATTGCCCCCCAAGCCACACCGGACGATCGCATTCAACTGGGTCAGGCGCTGTTGACGCCCGTGGAAGCCAATGACGGTGGCTATGTGCGAGCCAATGCCCAGGGGTTTCAAACACTCATTAACTACCGGGGGCCGCGCGGCAATTTTTCTACCCTGTCGGTGGAGCAGGTGCTAGACGGCCAAATGCCTGCCCAATGGGGCCGCGATCGCATTATCCTAGTCGGCCCGATGGCGGAAAGTTTGCGGGACACGTTTTACACGCCCTACAGTGTGCAGCTCATGCAACTGACCAAACCCACACCGGGGGTCGAAATCCACGCCAATCTTACCAGTCAACTCCTCAGTTCCGCCCTGAACCAACGCCCGCTGTTTAAAACCTGGTCGGAACTGGGGGAAATGCTGTGGATTGCGGGGTGGGCGATCGTCGGGGCGCTGCTGGTCTGGCAACAGCGATCGTTGCAAGCGTCCCAAACCCTCGCCAGCCTCCACAGTCCCCTCAGCCAAGCGTGGCAATCCCTCAAAATTCCGGTGAGCTTGGTGGTGAT
The Alkalinema sp. FACHB-956 DNA segment above includes these coding regions:
- a CDS encoding CHAT domain-containing protein, translated to MPRRILVMALTIAACQVSPLQEAAQGQTIAPRMVPANDGTGTILQRQGDRIDITGGQLSGDGTNLFHSFQRFGLNASETANFLANPTLHNILTRVTGGDPSRIDGLLKVTGGNANLFLINPAGIVFGSNARLDVPGAFTATTATGIGFGNTGLNAGFNPEFKSLQTNDYANLNGNPSSLIFSISQPGAIVNAGNLAVNAGQALGLIGGTVFSSGTLSAPGGQVTIASVAGNQVLRLNAPGSLLGFELQPLASTPIAFTPATLPQLLTGGDIQQATGVTLQADGSVKLSHLNQAIAPGDVVVKQLNAGQATVTATNQLTLPDSQLHTSGDLILHAKNSVVARDTAPYSFLANAGGDLTIQGDRGVDLWVLNSSGNNQFPIQSGGNLNLVSDGIISTDAHFQAGKDFSIRRLDSSLANFLSLNDPIINVGGSYGVGDYIGASLQVTAGGDITYNNVTINAIDPSVHPTNPAFFLNAGGTIAGTGLVTTTLNNLLVDFQATGVISTQGINSKGGSITLSGASITASAPYDTTNAGNASGNINLTATSGDLNLGLLRASATGSVGLVGPGGSVNLTATTGNITANQIQAFSRNVGSGNSSNGGTISINAANGFIFTSGLDSFSETTNGNAGNGGAITLNAFNSITIDSGGINTRSASAGTGTASNGGIITATNSNGNIAIVGNSVLSVARSFAGSAGSGGAINIAAGNGDVVIDPGVAGQVASHAAVENGSGVSAGNGGNITLSGNNVTIQGVGLLSGSEIQRRSTLTSGNTGNGGNITVNASNTATLPGQFRSESVTPVGTAGNGGNINVSAGNLLQLTAVTPNAITALSSGNLSAGSGGTIALSAPTIGIAPGAATPGNPLRFNAPTQINRDTSTEIPFPLSNPLSSNAVTMTGNLGSGVEFMEVSSSAGTVTFNGDLNLASLKVNDRQSTAFYGNHQIGSLDLVGGATTLLNGSITTNAPLTLRSNVVVQGNSFLNSNSNAILFNGTIEGQTPDTNSLTIDAGSAPITINQPIGATTSLGQLVLQTSGLTQLNNTIRAESLITQGSGSTEINGNITTTNSQTYSETVQISNPNLILTSTNNGDISFDVNVQAIGDLTVNTGGNSKFFGTVNARSLTTDSAGVTQLYSDVTTTQNQLYGDTLQIGLPAVNLQSLNGSLTFGSTIDGRFGQRAPAIFTAQAPNGSLSFAGSLGGISPLRSVTLLAGQSLNLGQSIVTTGGEVNLAGSQVTTRDITTNGGNILINSGSTINTQAGTLNTTPSFGSGGNVTLNAPGDITTGNIQTSANATAGNIQVTSANGIITSGDLTATGAVTGGNVTVNARTSMSLGAIDTHSDFGNGGNVLLDPINDVVVRFINAQGQQNGGTVDITTGRFFRATDSFVDRNGFTASISTAADTLPGTITLRHYGGYVSTPFEIGNPAINGTAGEITMGLDNRLEIGQSFPYFYTQGVGSNLIQLITANAPIVIPIESPQPNLNPPNNFSLPLLERPPKPPEFVQRPMDATPPPMYLDPGIGNLEARFSRAVQNYYGQASKPNFQNLDDMQSLAQNIEKETGAKPAFVYISFLPDLSHCTNLGGSEQCSGKQETDNLEIIAVTAKGNPIRKVLYNVTRQEVLQVAKAFRSTVTDRDSNDYLKPGQQLYQWFVAPMEAEFQQRNINNLLFMMDSGLRSLPLSALYDGKGFLVERYSVGMTPSLSLMDTRYRDIKGSKLFAMGASQFTDQPALPAVPVELSLISQEWQNGQVALNDQFTISNLMEQRSRNAFGILHLATHGEFRPGQPQQSYIQFWNHKLQLNQIRDLKLHDPPLELLVLSACRMAVGDDEAELGFAGLATQAGVKSALASLWYVDDEGTLALMTEVYRQLEQPQVKIKAEALRQSQMALIRGDVRINQGALYTPVFDKPIPLPPNVGQGVDRTFKHPYYWAAFTLVGNPW
- a CDS encoding DUF928 domain-containing protein yields the protein MNSSPLRQTRFRQTRFCPSRLYRTTRFAIAALSTLALLGVSTPLPLHASPLTFKAPRRGTPPVTNGAASRGNSCVSQPKETLAALMPTGNFGMTTAAQPTLFVYVPASTAKTIELMVETQDGNKRLYKQVFPAPATAGVVRLQPIGADIPELAVNQTYRWKVSLVCDQEDRSADITALGWVERVNLPTQLTTNLPQANPQRRPYLYAEAGLWQETLTSLAELQQQQPNNAELRTQWESVLRSAGLEKLSQAPFAQCCQAQ
- a CDS encoding S-layer family protein codes for the protein MKCKWLLGGIRWSAIGGSAIGLAVVGTVVETVLPNSLQVAPVHAQAVVSDGTVNTLVTRSGNRFTIDNGTPSGNNLFHSFQEFSLPTGGSVIFNNAPTVQNIFSRVTGGTVSTIDGIIQANGSANLFLLNPAGILFGPNAALNIGGSFVGTTAQSIQFADGAVFSAGNPSNPPLLTMSAPIGVQLGSDPGAIQVQGNGHTLTAKNPISAPIIGGPSSSGLQVQSGKTLALVGGSLVFTGGILTAPQGQIELGSVRDTQVNLVPSASGFTFTYPTNAKFQDIQLSQRSLINVSGASAGAVQVQGQHIRFDGGSFIWSQNRGPQAAGTIRIQASEALQLQGTTPNLQIRSGLVAETLSAGSSSNLFIATPQLGIEGGAVLVSRTFSSAAAGNVQVQARELIQVSGVSLLDARVFSTLGSLTFGHGNSGNVTLSSQKVAVLDGANVAVATFGRGTGGNLMVNADTVEVIGMTTGVPSFLASALSASSNGPGAAGSILINTRTLAVKAGGLLSVVGRGTGNAGSIVVNASESIHVNGQGANAPNPTEIRSAITDDKAIKQFLGLPLNLLSQGESGSVILNTPSLRITDGATVTVRNEGNGKAGSLEVNAGEIWLNHQGNLIATTLTGKGGDIVLKTHTLVLRQGSVIAATAGGGGDGGNVTIQAPIMVGLDNSDIIANAFKGRGGNITIATQGIIGLEFRDTLVPRTDLTNDITASSQFNVNGTVQINNIGVDPNAGLVELPATLTDASQTIAAGCPTNASSRFVITGRGGVPVNPMQRMPSPIHPWVDLRSPSPSGTIAQTPTPTPAIVQATAWYRNPQTGTVELVAANSSPSAIPASCALASR